The Impatiens glandulifera chromosome 8, dImpGla2.1, whole genome shotgun sequence genome includes a window with the following:
- the LOC124913331 gene encoding uncharacterized protein LOC124913331: MRKMIQANGTYPNHTNNNHEGGSQQPAYKHFMSFKPCDFNGSTDPMVAEEWIRSLETKFEFMQCNNSDRLRCATFMFKDDARIWWQGAKSTLNLDTATWEEFKAVFYVKYFTLNTRNKLDREFLEIRQGDISVAEYVKKFERGKYFAPMITGRNDIELNHFLEGLNATIGRDVRLSNAATMRETIDKALMAEKYTVKEHLAPSTSTTAVTAKRTPYSRPANQANLPTFPCNLCGIIHTGPCLQSSNVCFQCKKAGHYKRDCPQLRKVIPGRVYSMNEKKVNPNSTIITGNFLIANKLAITLIDTGGTNSFISAFFVQQAGLKPVESMAVYKISLPAGPSLKTNRFVKACETQLQNHKMFVHLVVVEMSGFDIILGMNWLLCHEAQINCKDKSVTLVDHDGKAFLFQAQ, translated from the exons ATGCGGAAAATGATCCAGGCAAATGGAACTTATCCGAACCATACTAACAATAACCATGAAGGAGGTAGCCAACAACCAGCATACAAGCACTTTATGAGTTTCAAACCATGCGACTTTAATGGAAGTACGGATCCCATGGTGGCTGAAGAGTGGATACGTTCATTAGAGACAAAATTCGAGTTCATGCAATGCAACAACTCGGATAGGTTAAGGTGTGCCACGTTCATGTTCAAAGACGATGCAAGAATCTGGTGGCAAGGAGCCAAGTCCACCCTCAATCTCGATACAGCAACCTGGGAAGAATTCAAGGCTGTGTTTTATGTCAAGTACTTCACCTTGAACACTAGAAACAAGTTGGACAGGGAGTTCCTGGAAATCCGCCAAGGTGATATAAGTGTTGCTGAGTACGTGAAGAAGTTTGAGCGGGGTAAATATTTTGCACCAATGATAACGGGAAGGAATGACATCGAGCTGAACCATTTTCTGGAGGGTCTCAATGCAACCATAGGCCGTGATGTGAGGCTGAGCAATGCTGCAACAATGAGGGAAACAATTGATAAGGCGCTGATGGCAGAAAAGTACA CCGTCAAGGAACATCTGGCGCCCTCAACATCAACAACAGCAGTAACAGCAAAAAGGACACCTTATTCTAGACCAGCAAACCAGGCCAACTTGCCAACTTTCCCCTGCAATCTCTGTGGAATCATTCATACAGGGCCGTGTCTGCAAAGTTCCAACGTTTGTTTCCAGTGTAAGAAGGCTGGGCATTACAAGCGTGACTGCCCACAATTGAGGAAGGTCATACCAGGCAGAGTCTACTCcatgaatgaaaaaaaagtgaatCCAAATTCCACTATTATCACAGGTAACTTTCTAATTGCTAATAAGTTAGCCATTACCTTGATAGATACTGGAGGAacaaattcttttatttctgCATTCTTTGTACAACAAGCTGGCTTGAAACCAGTGGAGTCCATGGCTGTTTATAAAATATCTCTACCAGCTGGACCAAGTCTTAAAACTAATAGGTTTGTTAAAGCTTGTGAAACCCAGCTCCAAAATCACAAGATGTTTGTACATCTTGTGGTGGTGGAGATGTCGGggtttgatattattttaggAATGAACTGGCTACTCTGTCATGAGGCTCAAATTAATTGCAAAGATAAGTCTGTGACACTAGTTGACCATGATGGGAAGGCCTTTCTGTTCCAAGCTCAATAG